A single region of the Sulfitobacter geojensis genome encodes:
- a CDS encoding PaaX family transcriptional regulator C-terminal domain-containing protein translates to MPTKGFDTLTAGLHGLGGQRVWSLMISLFGDLAQAPKQHIDGPLLSAIMQGLRVKPEAARVALHRLRNDGWIISQKVGRISRHSLTDKGRAECIAANPRIYADPALSTGRWNLVLTEDTSAEQIAEMTQRGFAPLVPRVFVGPTDSAAPQGALVLSADHAPSWLRKQIAPQIHQTGYENLLVALSNVKPDLPAPEDMDAIDIAVLRCLVVHNWRRLVLKHPELPAPLVDPDGASHQCHLLVADLLARYPRPELSAIKRCHSAA, encoded by the coding sequence ATGCCTACTAAAGGGTTTGATACCCTGACCGCCGGCCTGCACGGGCTTGGCGGGCAACGGGTCTGGTCTTTGATGATCAGCCTTTTCGGTGATCTCGCGCAGGCCCCGAAACAACATATCGACGGGCCTCTGCTTTCTGCGATCATGCAGGGGTTGCGCGTCAAACCGGAAGCAGCTCGTGTGGCCCTGCACAGACTGCGCAATGACGGTTGGATCATTTCGCAAAAGGTAGGGCGGATCAGCCGTCACTCTCTGACTGACAAGGGGCGGGCAGAATGCATTGCCGCCAATCCGCGCATCTATGCCGATCCCGCGTTATCCACCGGTCGCTGGAATCTGGTGCTGACCGAAGACACCTCCGCCGAACAGATCGCAGAGATGACGCAGCGTGGGTTCGCGCCATTGGTGCCGCGCGTATTTGTGGGGCCGACTGATAGCGCTGCACCACAGGGCGCATTGGTCCTGTCAGCGGATCACGCCCCAAGCTGGCTGCGCAAACAGATTGCCCCGCAGATACACCAGACAGGCTACGAAAACCTGCTTGTTGCATTAAGCAATGTGAAACCGGATTTGCCCGCGCCGGAAGACATGGACGCCATCGACATCGCCGTCTTGCGCTGCCTTGTGGTGCACAACTGGCGCCGCTTGGTTTTGAAACATCCCGAACTGCCCGCCCCGTTGGTGGACCCTGACGGGGCAAGTCACCAATGTCACCTGTTGGTTGCCGATCTGCTCGCGCGCTATCCCCGCCCAGAGCTTTCAGCGATCAAGCGGTGTCATAGCGCCGCGTAA
- the paaZ gene encoding phenylacetic acid degradation bifunctional protein PaaZ: MLDVQSFAAGQWLPSGAGARNIASAITGDVIAQAGSDTLDVQAMLGYARGVGGPALRKLTFHDRARMLKAIALYLMERKQVLYDLSYDTGATLSDHKIDVDGGIGTMMVFASKGRREMPDGHVFLDGPPEQLGRTGAFMGRHICTPLQGVAVHINAFNFPVWGMLEKLAPTLLAGVPAIVKPATATSYVTEACVRMMLESGLLPKGALQLVSGGLGDMLDHLDCQDAVAFTGSADTALMLRSNPKLMEHSVRFASEQDSLNASVLGPDAVAGTPEFDLFVKEVQREMTAKAGQKCTAIRRIMVPEAQIDAVIAALGERLAKTTIGDPRLENTRMGALVSAGQKRDVLEKAALIGEEAECVFGNTDDFSVEGADKDKGAFVPPMLFHCANPDTAERVHDTEAFGPVSTVMPYRDLPHAIDLLNKGKGSLVASIITNDGNVAREVTLGSAAFHGRLYFNNRTSMSEATGHGAPLPHMVHGGPGRAGGGEELGGIRGVMHYMQRTAIQGSPDILTAIGEQWVPGAHEINDRAHPFTRTFNEIELGETFNSPSREITLEDIETFAHFTGDTFYAHMDDEAAKANPFFPGRVAHGYLLLSFAAGLFVQPDPGPVLANTGLDNLRFMAPVAAGDSIRVRLTVKHKTPRNEEYGEVRWHVTLYNQNDEAAAEYELLTMNAY; this comes from the coding sequence ATGCTGGATGTCCAAAGTTTCGCTGCCGGTCAATGGCTTCCTTCCGGTGCCGGCGCCCGCAATATTGCCAGCGCGATCACAGGTGACGTTATTGCGCAGGCGGGCAGCGACACCTTGGATGTGCAGGCGATGTTGGGCTATGCGCGTGGTGTTGGCGGGCCTGCCCTGCGCAAGCTGACGTTCCATGACCGCGCCCGCATGCTTAAAGCTATTGCGCTTTATCTGATGGAACGCAAACAGGTCCTTTATGACCTGAGCTATGACACCGGTGCCACCCTTTCCGATCACAAGATCGACGTGGATGGTGGCATCGGCACAATGATGGTTTTCGCCTCAAAAGGGCGGCGCGAAATGCCGGACGGGCATGTGTTTCTGGATGGTCCTCCCGAACAACTGGGCCGCACGGGCGCCTTCATGGGGCGGCACATCTGCACCCCGTTGCAGGGCGTTGCCGTTCATATCAACGCCTTCAACTTTCCCGTCTGGGGGATGCTGGAAAAGCTGGCCCCGACTCTGTTGGCCGGTGTGCCCGCCATCGTGAAGCCCGCCACCGCAACCTCTTACGTGACAGAGGCCTGCGTGCGCATGATGCTGGAAAGCGGGTTGTTGCCAAAAGGGGCCCTGCAATTGGTCAGCGGTGGTTTGGGCGACATGCTGGATCACCTCGACTGTCAGGACGCCGTGGCCTTTACCGGATCCGCAGACACCGCATTGATGTTGCGCAGCAATCCCAAGCTGATGGAACATTCGGTCCGCTTCGCTTCTGAACAAGACAGTTTGAACGCCTCTGTGCTAGGGCCGGATGCGGTGGCCGGCACGCCCGAGTTCGATCTGTTCGTCAAAGAAGTTCAACGCGAGATGACCGCGAAGGCGGGCCAGAAATGTACAGCAATCCGCAGGATCATGGTGCCGGAGGCGCAGATTGATGCGGTTATCGCCGCGCTGGGTGAACGTTTGGCCAAGACAACCATTGGCGATCCGCGTTTGGAAAACACCCGCATGGGCGCATTGGTTTCGGCGGGACAGAAACGCGATGTGTTGGAAAAAGCGGCTCTAATAGGGGAAGAAGCGGAATGCGTTTTTGGCAACACCGATGATTTTTCCGTTGAAGGTGCCGACAAGGACAAAGGTGCCTTCGTCCCGCCGATGCTGTTTCATTGCGCCAATCCCGACACCGCAGAGCGCGTTCATGACACCGAAGCTTTTGGCCCCGTGTCCACCGTCATGCCCTACCGCGATCTACCCCATGCGATTGATCTGCTGAACAAAGGCAAAGGATCATTGGTTGCCTCGATCATCACCAATGACGGCAATGTGGCGCGCGAAGTTACACTCGGATCCGCAGCGTTTCATGGGCGCCTCTACTTTAACAACCGCACGTCGATGTCAGAGGCCACCGGCCACGGTGCCCCCCTGCCGCATATGGTACACGGTGGGCCGGGCCGTGCGGGAGGTGGCGAAGAACTGGGCGGCATCCGCGGCGTGATGCATTACATGCAGCGCACCGCCATTCAGGGTAGCCCCGACATCCTGACCGCCATCGGCGAACAATGGGTGCCCGGTGCGCATGAAATCAATGACCGCGCGCATCCTTTCACCCGGACCTTTAACGAAATTGAACTGGGCGAAACCTTCAACTCCCCTTCCCGCGAGATCACGCTTGAAGATATCGAAACCTTTGCGCATTTCACCGGCGATACGTTTTACGCCCATATGGATGACGAGGCCGCCAAGGCGAACCCGTTTTTCCCCGGTCGCGTGGCGCATGGCTATCTGTTGCTTAGCTTTGCCGCGGGTCTGTTTGTACAACCCGATCCGGGGCCAGTGCTGGCCAATACGGGCTTGGACAATCTGCGCTTTATGGCCCCTGTCGCCGCCGGTGACAGCATACGCGTGCGCCTGACCGTCAAACACAAGACACCGCGCAACGAAGAATACGGCGAGGTGCGCTGGCATGTAACCCTGTACAACCAGAATGATGAAGCCGCCGCGGAATACGAATTGTTGACGATGAATGCCTACTAA
- a CDS encoding 2Fe-2S iron-sulfur cluster-binding protein, whose product MSQFHPVTVTDIHHTIRDAVVLTLEPENAEAFAFTQGQYLTFKQDFDGTELRRNYSICAGLDDGKLQVGIKRVDGGAFSTFANTTLKVGDTLQVMPPQGKFFTALEPDRAKNYLGFAGGSGVTPILSILKTVLKREPLSTFTLVYANRAVNTIMFREELEDLKNKYMGRLTIIHMLESGQDIDLFTGRVDQAKCETLFKQWIDVKSIDTAFICGPEPMMLAIADSLKTHGLEPDQIKFELFSESQQGQLAKQEMVKRSEGQKGTELTVIIEGAQRTFEMPKGQSVLDAALANGQDAPFACKAGVCSTCICKVVEGEVEMISNHALEDYEVERGYVLSCQSYPLTDKLIVDYDTH is encoded by the coding sequence ATGAGCCAGTTTCACCCCGTAACAGTGACTGATATTCATCACACCATCCGCGACGCGGTTGTTTTGACACTAGAGCCGGAAAATGCCGAAGCCTTCGCGTTTACTCAAGGCCAGTATCTGACCTTCAAACAAGATTTTGACGGAACCGAGCTGCGCCGCAACTATTCCATCTGCGCCGGTCTGGACGATGGCAAATTGCAAGTTGGCATCAAACGCGTGGACGGCGGGGCCTTTTCGACCTTCGCCAATACCACGCTAAAGGTCGGCGACACCCTGCAGGTCATGCCGCCACAGGGCAAGTTTTTCACCGCATTAGAGCCTGATCGCGCCAAAAACTATCTGGGTTTTGCCGGCGGATCAGGTGTGACCCCCATCTTGTCGATCCTGAAAACAGTGCTGAAACGCGAACCGCTTAGCACTTTCACGCTGGTCTATGCCAACCGCGCCGTGAACACGATCATGTTCCGCGAAGAACTGGAAGACCTCAAGAACAAATACATGGGCCGGCTGACGATCATACATATGCTGGAATCGGGACAGGATATCGACCTGTTTACAGGGCGCGTGGATCAGGCCAAATGCGAGACCCTGTTCAAACAATGGATTGATGTGAAATCAATCGACACCGCATTCATTTGCGGCCCCGAGCCGATGATGCTGGCAATTGCCGACAGCCTAAAAACCCATGGGTTAGAGCCTGATCAGATCAAGTTTGAACTGTTCAGCGAAAGCCAGCAGGGCCAGCTTGCCAAACAGGAAATGGTCAAGCGCAGCGAGGGGCAGAAAGGCACCGAACTGACCGTGATCATCGAAGGGGCCCAGCGCACATTCGAGATGCCAAAAGGGCAATCCGTTCTGGATGCCGCCCTTGCCAACGGACAGGACGCGCCATTCGCCTGCAAGGCGGGCGTTTGTTCGACCTGTATATGCAAGGTGGTTGAGGGCGAGGTTGAAATGATAAGTAACCACGCGCTTGAGGATTACGAGGTGGAACGGGGTTATGTGCTGTCCTGCCAGTCCTACCCGCTGACGGATAAACTCATCGTCGATTACGACACACATTAA
- the paaD gene encoding 1,2-phenylacetyl-CoA epoxidase subunit PaaD: protein MVIEKPALETVWSWLSAVPDPEIPVISLTDLGIIRDVQWQGDTLEVTVTPTYSGCPATSIINLDIETALRGHGIENLTLKRQLSPAWTTDWLTDSGKAKLEEYGIAPPQPAGGPQHCPRCKSAAVERISQFGSTPCKAQWRCTDCLEPFDYFKCI from the coding sequence ATGGTGATCGAAAAGCCCGCGTTAGAGACTGTTTGGAGCTGGCTGTCCGCCGTGCCGGACCCGGAAATTCCGGTGATCTCCCTTACGGATCTGGGAATTATCCGTGATGTCCAGTGGCAAGGCGACACTTTGGAAGTGACCGTAACGCCAACCTATTCCGGCTGTCCCGCGACCAGTATCATCAATCTGGACATCGAAACCGCGCTGCGCGGACATGGCATTGAAAACCTGACACTGAAACGACAATTGTCACCCGCATGGACAACCGACTGGCTGACCGACAGTGGGAAGGCCAAGTTGGAAGAATACGGCATCGCCCCGCCGCAACCGGCTGGCGGCCCGCAACACTGTCCGCGTTGCAAATCCGCAGCGGTTGAGCGGATCAGCCAGTTCGGATCAACCCCCTGCAAGGCGCAATGGCGGTGTACCGACTGCCTAGAACCCTTCGACTATTTCAAATGTATTTGA
- the paaC gene encoding 1,2-phenylacetyl-CoA epoxidase subunit PaaC gives MGDNTLVLGHRVSEWCGVAPVLEEDIALANTALDLIGQTQLWLGMAGGVEGKGRDADKLAFHRDVWDFRNALLCEQPNGDFGQTMMRQFLFDTWHLITLKALAGSSNEQIAGIAEKSVKEVTYHQERSADTVIGLGDGTEESHMRMQKALDRLCPYVGELFIADEIDKAMVEQGIAPDPTTLRASFDSQLDAVLAAATLTKPADDFAHKGGKTGARHTEHLGHMLTQMQWLQRAYPDATW, from the coding sequence ATGGGCGACAACACGCTGGTGTTGGGCCACCGCGTGTCCGAATGGTGCGGCGTCGCTCCGGTGTTGGAAGAAGACATTGCGCTGGCCAATACCGCGCTTGATCTGATCGGACAGACCCAGCTGTGGCTGGGCATGGCTGGCGGAGTCGAGGGCAAGGGACGCGATGCGGACAAGCTGGCGTTCCACCGCGATGTCTGGGATTTTCGCAATGCGCTTTTGTGCGAACAGCCCAACGGTGATTTTGGCCAGACGATGATGCGCCAGTTTCTATTCGATACATGGCATCTGATCACACTCAAGGCGCTGGCCGGTTCGTCGAATGAACAGATCGCCGGCATCGCCGAAAAGTCGGTGAAAGAGGTGACGTATCATCAGGAGCGTTCTGCCGATACGGTGATCGGACTGGGGGACGGTACCGAAGAAAGCCATATGCGGATGCAAAAGGCGCTGGACCGTCTTTGTCCCTACGTTGGTGAGTTGTTTATCGCCGATGAGATAGACAAGGCAATGGTTGAGCAGGGTATCGCGCCTGATCCCACCACGTTGCGCGCCAGCTTTGACAGCCAGCTCGATGCGGTTCTGGCCGCCGCAACCCTGACCAAACCGGCCGATGATTTCGCCCACAAAGGGGGCAAAACGGGCGCGCGCCATACCGAACATTTGGGTCATATGCTGACGCAGATGCAATGGCTGCAACGCGCCTATCCGGATGCGACATGGTGA
- the paaB gene encoding 1,2-phenylacetyl-CoA epoxidase subunit PaaB, with translation MSSPETSPYKNSEASPHGETRKTEWPLWEIFIRGQHGLSHRHVGSLHAPDAEMAIKNARDVYTRRNEGVSIWAVEASDIAASSPEEKGALYEPANDKVYRHPTFFDIPDEVGAM, from the coding sequence ATGAGCAGCCCTGAAACCAGCCCCTACAAAAATAGCGAAGCCAGCCCGCATGGCGAAACCCGCAAAACCGAATGGCCCCTTTGGGAAATCTTCATTCGCGGTCAGCACGGCCTAAGCCACCGGCACGTGGGTTCACTGCATGCGCCCGATGCCGAAATGGCGATCAAAAACGCGCGCGATGTGTACACACGACGCAACGAAGGTGTCAGCATCTGGGCTGTCGAAGCCTCTGACATCGCCGCCTCCTCGCCCGAGGAAAAAGGCGCGCTGTATGAGCCTGCGAACGACAAGGTTTACCGCCACCCGACGTTTTTCGATATCCCTGATGAAGTGGGTGCAATGTGA
- the paaA gene encoding 1,2-phenylacetyl-CoA epoxidase subunit PaaA, translating into MYAQMIKSTGEGVKSLDEMEPDERAFQERINAGGKIEPKDWMPEGYRKNLIRQIGQHAHSEIVGQLPEGNWITRAPTLERKAILLAKVQDEAGHGLYLYCAAETLGVTRDDLTRDLLSGKMKYSSIFNYPTLTWADMGAVGWLVDGAAIMNQVPLQRTSYGPYARAMVRICKEESFHQRQGFDIMMKMANGTEAQRKMAQDALNRFWGPSLMMFGPSDAESVHSAQSMAWKIKMNSNDELRQKFVDQTAPQAEYLGLTIPDETCKLNEETGHYDFAQPDWDEFFDVLRGNGPCNTERLEARNKAWDDGRWVREGLLAHAAKKRSAKLAAE; encoded by the coding sequence ATGTATGCACAGATGATCAAGTCTACCGGCGAAGGCGTCAAATCCCTTGACGAGATGGAGCCCGACGAACGCGCCTTTCAAGAACGGATCAACGCCGGCGGCAAAATCGAGCCGAAAGATTGGATGCCCGAAGGGTATCGCAAGAACCTGATCCGCCAGATCGGTCAACACGCGCACAGCGAAATCGTCGGCCAACTGCCCGAGGGCAACTGGATCACCCGCGCGCCGACATTGGAACGCAAGGCGATCCTGCTTGCCAAGGTGCAGGATGAAGCGGGTCATGGCCTCTATCTTTACTGTGCCGCTGAAACGCTCGGTGTCACGCGTGACGATCTCACACGTGACCTGCTGTCGGGCAAGATGAAGTATTCTTCGATCTTTAATTACCCGACACTGACTTGGGCCGATATGGGCGCGGTTGGCTGGCTGGTCGATGGTGCCGCTATTATGAACCAGGTGCCCTTGCAACGCACATCTTACGGTCCCTATGCCCGCGCGATGGTCCGAATTTGTAAAGAGGAATCCTTTCACCAACGCCAGGGCTTCGACATCATGATGAAGATGGCCAACGGCACGGAGGCACAGCGCAAAATGGCGCAGGATGCGCTGAACCGGTTCTGGGGCCCCTCCTTGATGATGTTTGGTCCGTCCGACGCCGAATCCGTCCATTCCGCGCAGTCCATGGCGTGGAAGATCAAGATGAACTCGAACGACGAGTTGCGTCAGAAATTCGTCGACCAGACCGCACCGCAGGCGGAATACCTTGGCCTGACGATCCCCGACGAGACCTGCAAGCTGAACGAAGAAACCGGTCATTACGATTTTGCCCAACCGGATTGGGACGAATTTTTCGATGTGCTGCGCGGCAACGGCCCCTGCAACACGGAACGGCTTGAGGCGCGTAACAAGGCGTGGGACGACGGGCGCTGGGTGCGCGAAGGTCTTCTTGCCCACGCTGCGAAAAAGCGCAGTGCGAAACTGGCAGCGGAGTAA
- the pcaF gene encoding 3-oxoadipyl-CoA thiolase produces the protein MSAFICDAQRTPIGRFGGALASVRADDLAAIPIAALMARNPDVDWSRVDDVIFGCANQAGEDNRNVARMASLLAGLPVDVPGATINRLCASGMDAVGAAARAIRAGDIDLAIAGGVESMTRAPFVMPKAETAFSRNNAVYDTTIGWRFVNPKMKAQYGVDSMPQTADNVAEDHDVNRADQDAFAARSQQRWAAADKAGLFAEEIAPVTIPQRKGDPIVVDRDEHPRPDTTEEKLAKLRGINGADLTVTAGNASGVNDGAAAMLIASEQGVKDHNLTPIARVVAMSAAGVEPRVMGVGPIPACQKVLARAGLSIEQMDVIELNEAFASQGIATLRALGVADDAPHVNANGGAIAIGHPLGMSGARLVMTAALQLKRTGGRYALCTMCVGVGQGVALILERT, from the coding sequence ATGTCAGCATTCATCTGTGACGCGCAGCGCACACCGATTGGTCGTTTTGGTGGGGCACTTGCATCAGTGCGCGCGGATGACCTCGCCGCTATTCCAATTGCGGCCCTTATGGCACGCAATCCGGATGTCGACTGGTCCCGCGTCGATGATGTGATCTTTGGCTGTGCAAATCAAGCGGGTGAAGACAACCGCAATGTCGCACGTATGGCGTCGCTTCTTGCCGGACTTCCGGTAGACGTGCCAGGTGCCACCATTAACCGTCTTTGCGCATCCGGCATGGACGCTGTTGGTGCCGCGGCCCGCGCGATTCGTGCTGGCGACATCGACCTTGCTATTGCCGGTGGCGTCGAAAGCATGACGCGCGCACCCTTCGTGATGCCGAAAGCCGAAACCGCCTTTTCGCGTAACAACGCCGTCTATGACACGACCATCGGCTGGCGCTTCGTCAACCCGAAGATGAAAGCGCAATACGGCGTCGATTCAATGCCACAGACGGCTGACAACGTCGCCGAAGACCATGATGTAAACCGCGCCGATCAGGACGCTTTTGCCGCGCGCAGCCAGCAACGCTGGGCCGCGGCTGACAAAGCAGGGCTTTTTGCCGAAGAAATCGCACCCGTCACAATCCCACAACGCAAAGGCGATCCGATTGTTGTTGATCGCGACGAACACCCGCGCCCCGACACCACAGAAGAAAAACTGGCCAAGCTACGCGGAATCAACGGCGCCGATCTGACCGTCACGGCGGGCAATGCTTCCGGCGTTAACGATGGTGCTGCCGCGATGCTGATTGCGTCGGAACAGGGCGTAAAAGATCATAATCTCACCCCAATCGCACGGGTTGTTGCCATGTCCGCCGCCGGTGTTGAACCGCGCGTGATGGGTGTGGGCCCGATCCCCGCCTGCCAAAAGGTATTGGCCCGCGCGGGTCTGAGCATTGAGCAAATGGATGTGATCGAGCTGAACGAAGCCTTCGCTTCTCAAGGCATCGCAACCTTGCGGGCGCTGGGCGTCGCCGATGATGCACCGCATGTCAACGCAAACGGCGGGGCTATCGCGATCGGTCATCCGCTTGGCATGTCCGGTGCGCGCTTGGTGATGACCGCAGCGTTGCAACTCAAACGCACCGGCGGCCGCTATGCGCTTTGCACCATGTGTGTGGGCGTCGGCCAGGGTGTCGCGCTGATTCTGGAGCGCACCTAA
- a CDS encoding PAS domain-containing protein: MFNTLPLSQIEQVLDLFSVPMFVIERQEPANRFSIVATNAALERLVGQPRSEIHGRSISEVGLIGMPDSANDNFQKCVAEKQVVHFTYLFMQDEGEVRWDTTLQYSRSLEDSDLVIATTIKVPQERPLLQDRLAFEDLRYFSSIADLQLENLSSAFSSATTEARVTPIDEERIMRLHAVCRTVQRSVCDIQDVVRRAQSRHAALQNQPLKKPPPGLEIPNDSDGMQTVRVFAETWETPQIWANP, translated from the coding sequence ATGTTTAACACCTTACCCCTTTCGCAAATCGAACAGGTACTTGACCTGTTTAGTGTCCCTATGTTTGTGATTGAACGGCAGGAGCCGGCAAATCGGTTTAGTATTGTTGCGACGAACGCAGCGCTCGAACGCCTTGTCGGACAGCCACGGTCCGAAATCCACGGCAGATCCATTTCCGAAGTGGGTCTGATTGGCATGCCGGACAGCGCCAATGACAATTTTCAAAAATGTGTCGCGGAAAAGCAGGTCGTGCATTTTACCTACCTCTTCATGCAGGACGAAGGTGAGGTCCGGTGGGATACAACCCTGCAATATTCGCGCAGCCTTGAAGACTCCGATCTGGTGATCGCGACAACGATAAAAGTCCCGCAAGAGCGCCCGTTACTACAAGACAGGCTGGCGTTTGAAGACCTGCGCTATTTCTCCTCCATTGCCGATCTGCAACTCGAAAACCTGAGCAGTGCGTTCAGTTCTGCAACCACCGAAGCGCGGGTAACCCCAATCGACGAAGAGCGTATCATGCGGTTACACGCGGTGTGCCGGACCGTGCAGCGCAGCGTTTGCGATATTCAGGACGTTGTCCGGCGCGCGCAGTCGCGCCATGCAGCTCTTCAAAATCAACCGTTGAAGAAACCGCCCCCCGGCCTTGAAATTCCCAATGACTCCGACGGCATGCAAACCGTTCGTGTATTTGCGGAAACCTGGGAGACACCACAAATCTGGGCTAACCCGTAA
- a CDS encoding nucleoside/nucleotide kinase family protein, translating into MAAHTLAIQTSAETASENSMSSHDTLIARILETPRKGHRRLVALAGAPASGKSTLAEQLAKDLTNAGCAAQVIPMDGFHLHNPTLIARNMLDRKGAPDTFDASGFVNLVKRLHDETEVFYPTFDRARDIAIAGAGCVDHTCDTAIIEGNYLLYDAPVWRDLAGHWDISIRLETPIAILEKRLIDRWVSHGLTPEQATARAATNDLPNAQLVTTSALPADIIL; encoded by the coding sequence ATAGCGGCCCATACTCTCGCCATCCAAACCAGCGCAGAAACAGCATCGGAAAACAGCATGTCATCACATGACACTCTTATCGCGCGCATTTTGGAAACACCCCGAAAAGGACACAGACGTCTCGTTGCCTTGGCAGGGGCCCCCGCAAGCGGAAAATCGACCCTGGCCGAACAACTGGCCAAGGACCTGACAAACGCCGGATGCGCGGCACAAGTCATCCCGATGGACGGATTTCACCTGCATAACCCGACCTTAATCGCCCGCAACATGCTTGATCGCAAAGGCGCGCCGGATACCTTTGACGCGTCCGGCTTTGTAAATCTTGTCAAACGGTTGCACGATGAAACCGAGGTCTTTTATCCAACCTTCGACAGAGCCCGAGACATTGCAATCGCCGGCGCAGGGTGTGTCGACCACACATGCGACACAGCAATCATCGAAGGCAATTACCTGCTGTATGATGCCCCCGTCTGGCGTGATCTAGCGGGGCATTGGGACATCTCGATACGGCTTGAAACGCCGATAGCCATCTTGGAAAAGCGGCTGATTGACAGGTGGGTTTCCCATGGTCTGACTCCAGAACAGGCAACCGCCCGTGCCGCGACGAACGATTTGCCGAACGCGCAACTTGTCACAACTTCCGCCTTGCCCGCTGACATCATTCTATAA